From Panicum hallii strain FIL2 chromosome 2, PHallii_v3.1, whole genome shotgun sequence, a single genomic window includes:
- the LOC112881114 gene encoding classical arabinogalactan protein 4-like, producing MRWANKNIESGSKQVYAHIVEEIKTSARAFCPRSLPLAPLLSPPPPRAPPPATQPQAASPRHPPPPPPATRRRRDRGPILRRVATGLPASPTAALSPDLNGFAAALGGAPGFWPGILSPAALPLAASTGLFSPMLFDPSCLSWLGELSPFHPSAGTRAEQAPPFAPSPRSSLLLATPTMPLPPSLCARVLQQGQQSKGRGWDNC from the exons ATGAGATGGGCAAATAAGAACATCGAGAGCGGGAGCAAACAAGTCTATGCACACATTGTTGAGGAGATCAAGACCAGTGCAAGAGCCTTTTGT CCTCGGTCTCTCCCCCTCGCTCCTCTgctctccccgccgccgccccgtgcaCCCCCGCCGGCCACGCAACCCCAGGCCGCGTCCCctcgccacccgccgccgccgccacccgcaacccgccgccgccgcgatcgcgGGCCCATTCTCCGACGCGTCGCCACGGGACTTCCTGCTTCGCCCACCGCCGCGCTCTCCCCGGACCTGAACGGCTTCGCGGCGGCCCTCGGCGGCGCGCCGGGCTTCTGGCCCGGGATCCTCTCGCCCGCCGCTCTCCCTCTGGCGGCCTCCACGGGGCTGTTCTCGCCGATGCTGTTCGACCCGAGCTGCCTCTCGTGGCTGGGCGAGCTGAGCCCGTTCCACCCCTCCGCCGGCACCCGCGCGGAGCAGGCGCCGCCGTTCGCGCCCAGCCCGCGCAGCAGCCTGCTGCTGGCCACGCCCACCATGCCGTTGCCGCCCAGTCTCTGTGCTCGAGTTCTTCAGCAAGGGCAGCAGAGCAAGGGCCGGGGGTGGGATAACTGCTGA
- the LOC112881113 gene encoding uncharacterized protein LOC112881113: MRSISICFLLLVCVATPRANASQEARLREFIRSRRSSSASSANAPAFRITRSLRAEYSVTDQSALREADKITALPGQPKGGAGFNQYSGYVSVDEKNGRALFYYFVEATSDAATKPLLLWLNGGPGCSSLGYGAMIELGPFRINSDNKTLSRNENAWNNEANVLFLESPAGVGFSYSNTSSDYSKSGDQRTADDAFVFLTNWIERFPEYKGRAFYISGESYAGHYVPQLATAILSYNMNSKSNIINLRAILVGNAYLDDNKNTKGQIDYLWSHGVISDEVWANITRTCKFSPSDGITCSDAMAAYDSGNISGYNIYAPVCIDEPNGNYYPSSYVRGIDPCSNYYIHSYLNNPMVQKAFHARTTKWSGCTDLHWKDAPVSMMPTIKWLLEQGLPVWLYSGDFDAICPLTATRYSIIDLELSVMEPWRPWTANKEVGGYVQQYTGGLVLVSVRGAGHQVPYFQPERSLVLVSSFLKGKLPPYRTVNLGEIDTHFTVKMRNTASLIYLLLLICAAALHADASQEAQLREFIRSRRTNRSDKGMFKVSNIGQRVGGSLQRTSYSGGPDQSTLKAADKIMLLPGQPDGVDFDQYGGYITVDEKNGRALFYYFVEALQDASTKPLLLWLNGGPGCSSLGYGAMQELGPFRVNSDNKTLSRNMYAWNNVANVIFLESPAGVGFSYSNTSSDYDISGDQRTADDAYVFLINWLERFPEYKSRPIYISGESFAGHYVPELAATILVQNSYNSKTAINLRGILVGNPLLDWNMNFKGQVDYFWSHGSMSDEVFANITRHCHFDNSDGLVCDGAIDAFDPGQIDPYNIYAPICVDAANGAYYPSGYLPGYDPCSDYYTYAYLNDPAVQNAFHARMTEWSGCTNLHWKDAPISMVPTISWLIEMKLPVWIFSGDFDSVCPLPATRYSIHDLNLHVTTPWRPWTVNMEVGGYVQQYKGGFTFASVRGAGHMVPSSQPERGLTLLDSFLKGMLPPYVPEQ; this comes from the exons ATGAGAAGCATTTCCATATGCTTCCTTCTGCTCGTTTGCGTGGCTACGCCGCGCGCAAATGCGTCACAAGAGGCTCGTCTGAGAGAATTCATCCGATCGAGAAGGAGCAGCAGTGCCTCCAGTGCAAATGCGCCGGCCTTCAGGATCACCAGAAGCCTCCGAGCAGAGTACTCTGTTACTGACCAGAGCGCTCTGAGGGAGGCCGACAAGATCACGGCGCTCCCCGGCCAGCCTAAGGGCGGCGCCGGCTTCAACCAGTACAGCGGGTACGTGAGCGTCGACGAGAAGAACGGCCGTGCGCTCTTCTACTACTTCGTCGAAGCGACGAGCGATGCAGCGACAAAGCCGCTACTCCTGTGGCTTAACGGAG GTCCTGGATGCTCATCGCTCGGCTATGGAGCAATGATAGAACTCGGCCCATTCCGCATAAACAGTGACAACAAAACGCTGAGCAGAAATGAGAACGCCTGGAACAACG AGGCCAACGTGCTCTTCCTGGAGTCACCTGCTGGTGTTGGGTTCTCCTACTCCAACACATCTTCTGACTACAGTAAGAGCGGTGACCAAAGGACAGCAGACGACGCGTTCGTCTTCCTGACCAATTGGATCGAGAGGTTCCCTGAGTACAAAGGGCGTGCTTTTTACATCTCCGGGGAGAGCTACGCCGGACACTATGTTCCGCAGCTCGCAACGGCTATCCTTAGTTACAATATGAATAGTAAAAGTAACATCATAAATCTACGGGCTATATTG GTTGGCAATGCATATCTTGACGATAATAAGAACACAAAGGGGCAAATCGACTACTTGTGGAGCCATGGAGTGATATCAGATGAGGTGTGGGCCAACATTACCAGGACCTGCAAATTCAGTCCTTCGGATGGTATCACATGCTCTGATGCTATGGCTGCATATGATTCTGGAAACATTAGTGGGTACAATATATACGCTCCTGTTTGCATTGACGAACCCAATGGAAACTACTACCCCAGCAGCTAT GTTCGGGGAATTGATCCATGCAGCAACTACTATATCCACTCTTACCTGAACAATCCCATGGTGCAAAAGGCTTTCCATGCTAGAACGACAAAGTGGTCAGGCTGCAC AGATTTGCACTGGAAAGATGCTCCAGTGTCCATGATGCCGACCATAAAATGGCTTCTGGAACAGGGGCTGCCGGTTTGGCTATACAG TGGCGACTTTGATGCCATCTGCCCGCTCACTGCGACAAGGTACTCCATCATTGATCTCGAGCTCTCGGTCATGGAGCCATGGCGCCCCTGGACTGCAAACAAAGAG GTTGGAGGCTATGTTCAGCAGTACACGGGAGGTCTTGTGCTTGTTTCAGTGAGGGGAGCTGGCCATCAAGTTCCTTATTTCCAGCCAGAGAGATCGCTAGTGCTGGTCAGCTCCTTCTTAAAAGGAAAGCTACCGCCTTAT CGAACTGTAAATCTCGGAGAGATCGACACACATTTCACAGTAAAGATGAGGAACACCGCTTCCCTGATCTACTTGCTGCTCCTTATCTGCGCCGCTGCATTGCACGCAGATGCGTCCCAAGAGGCTCAACTGAGAGAGTTCATCAGGTCTAGGAGGACCAATCGTAGCGATAAGGGCATGTTTAAGGTGAGTAACATTGGTCAGAGGGTTGGCGGCAGCCTGCAGAGAACAAGCTACTCTGGCGGCCCGGACCAGAGCACCCTGAAGGCGGCTGACAAGATCATGTTGCTGCCGGGGCAACCAGACGGCGTCGACTTCGACCAGTACGGTGGGTACATCACCGTCGACGAGAAGAACGGCCGCGCGCTCTTCTACTACTTCGTGGAGGCGCTGCAGGATGCCTCGACAAAGCCGCTGCTCCTGTGGCTTAATGGAG GGCCAGGATGCTCCTCGCTTGGCTACGGAGCAATGCAAGAACTGGGCCCATTCCGTGTAAACAGCGACAACAAAACGCTGAGCAGGAACATGTATGCTTGGAATAACG TGGCTAATGTGATCTTCTTGGAATCACCGGCGGGAGTTGGATTTTCTTACTCCAACACCTCTTCGGACTATGACATCAGTGGAGATCAGAGGACAGCTGATGATGCCTACGTGTTTCTGATTAATTGGTTGGAGCGTTTCCCTGAGTACAAAAGCCGCCCAATCTACATCTCCGGGGAGAGCTTCGCCGGACACTACGTGCCCGAGCTTGCTGCCACCATTCTAGTCCAGAATTCGTACAATAGCAAGACAGCCATAAACCTACGGGGCATCTTG GTTGGAAATCCTCTTCTGGACTGGAATATGAACTTCAAGGGTCAGGTTGACTACTTCTGGAGCCACGGATCAATGTCAGACGAGGTCTTTGCCAACATAACTAGGCACTGTCATTTTGACAACTCAGACGGCCTGGTGTGCGATGGCGCTATAGATGCTTTCGATCCTGGACAAATTGACCCTTACAACATATATGCTCCAATCTGTGTTGATGCGGCCAACGGAGCATACTATCCTAGTGGCTAC TTACCTGGGTATGATCCCTGCAGCGATTATTACACCTACGCCTACCTCAATGATCCAGCAGTGCAGAATGCTTTTCACGCTAGAATGACAGAGTGGTCAGGATGCAC AAACTTGCACTGGAAAGATGCACCAATTTCCATGGTGCCAACGATCTCGTGGCTAATTGAGATGAAGCTGCCTGTCTGGATTTTTAG TGGTGATTTTGATTCCGTGTGCCCACTCCCCGCTACGAGGTATTCCATCCATGACCTTAACCTGCATGTCACAACTCCATGGCGGCCGTGGACAGTAAACATGGAG GTAGGAGGATATGTTCAACAGTACAAGGGAGGATTCACATTTGCTTCCGTCAGAGGAGCTGGTCATATGGTTCCGTCCTCCCAACCTGAGAGAGGATTAACATTGCTAGACTCCTTTCTCAAAGGGATGCTCCCACCCTACGTTCCGGAGCAGTGA